A region of Theileria annulata chromosome 2, complete sequence, *** SEQUENCING IN PROGRESS *** DNA encodes the following proteins:
- a CDS encoding uncharacterized protein (1 probable transmembrane helix predicted for TA15390 by TMHMM2.0 at aa 209-231), which produces MKVEPGDPVILFSGPNNIYLTQIPKEDHKIPNKQSEANIKNKRLIHNKKGIFDLASCIGKFYGQKYRADISLIILLLDLIPGKRVLECGTGSGSLSYALASAVSPNGHVFTFDFHQQRIQYSLDLFEKTKISDMITVTEADAYSDKAFLVSGSTHSITEHSIDSVFLDVPSPWNCINNVTHVIKVRYGACSNCTSLTTSNIILSTSISIFITSILSTLTILIINILSVILLSSGSVIRTFEVLTKPWGISFSNPDDTDSDDEGSDLTSIHMINKDVNDSGEILGKYVNYQLPQFNHTGYITVATSNIY; this is translated from the exons atgaaGGTTGAGCCGGGAGATCCTGTAATCCTTTTCTCAGGacctaataatatttatttgacACAAATTCCAAAAGAAGACCATAAAATACCCAATAAACAATCAGAAGctaatataaaaaataaaagattaaTACATAACAAAAAAGGAATCTTCGATCTAGCCTCTTGTATAGGGAAATTTTATGGACAAAAA TATAGAGCTGATATATcattgataatattattacttgaTTTAATTCCTGGGAAACGTGTACTTGAATGCG GAACTGGTTCTGGTTCTTTAAGCTATGCTTTGGCTTCTGCAGTTTCCCCTAATGGACATGTTTTTACTTTTGATTTTCATCAACAACGAATTCAATATTCATT GgatttatttgaaaaaacGAAAATTTCTGATATGATAACTGTAACTGAAGCTGATGCTTATTCTGATAAAGCGTTTTTGGTCAGTGGTTCCACACATTCAATTACTGAACATTCAATTGATTCTGTTTTTTTAGACGTTCCATCACCTTGgaattgtataaataacGTTACACATGTTATTAAGgtacgttacggtgcttgctccaactgTACTAGTCTGACTACTAGTAACAttatccttagtactagtattaGTATCTTTATTActagtatccttagtactcTTACTATCctcattattaatatccttagtg TTATTCTTCTGTCATCCGGTTCAGTTATTCGGACATTCGAAGTTTTAACTAAACCCTGGGGAATCAGTTTCTCCAACCCTGACGACACAGATTCAGATGATGAAGGTTCTGATCTCACGAGTATACACATGATTAACAAAGACGTTAATGACAGTGGTGAAATTTTGGGAAAATATGTGAATTATCAATTACCACAGTTTAATCATACAGGATACATCACAGTAGCAACATCTAACATATACTAA